In Bacteroidales bacterium, a single genomic region encodes these proteins:
- a CDS encoding transposase has protein sequence MSTRRKFSSKFKTKVAIEALQEKLTKQELAQKYQLHPNQIQKWKRAFLDNADQVFESDNASNKDPEKEQQKLYEKIGQLQVEVDFLKKALS, from the coding sequence ATGAGTACACGAAGAAAGTTTAGTTCAAAATTCAAGACCAAAGTAGCCATAGAAGCGCTACAAGAGAAGCTTACAAAGCAAGAGCTCGCTCAAAAGTATCAACTCCATCCGAACCAGATCCAAAAATGGAAGCGTGCGTTTCTGGATAATGCTGATCAGGTATTTGAAAGTGATAACGCCTCCAACAAGGATCCCGAAAAGGAACAACAAAAGCTCTATGAAAAAATCGGTCAGCTCCAGGTCGAGGTTGATTTTTTAAAGAAAGCCTTGTCGTAA
- a CDS encoding IS3 family transposase: MADKNHSKLSMARQCQLLGIHRSGVYYKPRQEKPSNLELMELIDKKYQEKPFWGIPRMTTWLQKDMHYKVNKKRIERLYRIMGIQAIGPKPNTSKPSKDHKVYPYLLKNLEIKRSNQAWGTDITYIPMKTGYMYAMAIIDLYSRYVVGWSVSNTMDAAWCKQVLDDAIEAHGKPEIINTDQGSQFTSDIFTEAVTSRDISLSMDGKGRAIDNIFIERLWRSMKYEHVYLNPAEDGIELYRGLFGWFSEYNTERRHQSLNDEVPAKVFFSSKPPHQGVRAA, translated from the coding sequence CTGGCAGATAAAAACCACAGCAAGCTAAGCATGGCAAGGCAGTGCCAGTTACTGGGTATTCATCGCAGCGGTGTGTATTACAAGCCAAGACAGGAGAAGCCGTCAAATTTAGAACTTATGGAGCTTATCGATAAAAAGTACCAGGAAAAGCCTTTTTGGGGTATTCCAAGGATGACCACATGGTTGCAGAAAGATATGCACTACAAAGTCAATAAAAAGAGAATAGAACGTCTTTACAGGATCATGGGTATCCAGGCTATAGGGCCCAAGCCCAATACTTCTAAGCCTTCAAAAGACCACAAGGTGTATCCATATTTGTTGAAGAACTTAGAAATCAAAAGATCCAATCAGGCCTGGGGTACTGATATTACCTATATACCAATGAAAACGGGTTATATGTACGCTATGGCTATCATCGATCTTTACAGCCGATATGTTGTAGGCTGGTCGGTCAGCAATACCATGGATGCGGCATGGTGCAAGCAGGTGCTTGATGATGCCATAGAGGCTCACGGCAAGCCTGAGATTATCAATACCGATCAAGGCAGCCAGTTTACCAGTGATATTTTCACAGAGGCTGTCACAAGCAGGGACATTTCCCTGTCTATGGATGGCAAAGGAAGAGCCATTGACAACATCTTCATTGAACGCCTTTGGAGGTCTATGAAATATGAGCATGTTTATCTTAATCCTGCTGAAGATGGTATTGAGTTATACAGAGGATTATTCGGGTGGTTTAGCGAATATAACACCGAAAGACGCCACCAATCTTTAAATGACGAGGTACCCGCAAAAGTATTTTTTTCTTCAAAGCCACCCCATCAAGGAGTGAGGGCGGCTTAG